A single region of the Lotus japonicus ecotype B-129 chromosome 4, LjGifu_v1.2 genome encodes:
- the LOC130711600 gene encoding DNA damage-binding protein 1-like gives MSTWNYVVTAHKPTNVTHSCVGNFTGPQDLNLIVAKCTRIEIHLLSPQGLQPMLDVPIYGRIATLELFRPHGEAQDYLFVATKRYKFCVLQWDPETSELVTRAMGDVSDRIGRPTDNGQIGIIDPDCRLIGLHLYDGLFKVIPFDNKGQLKEAFSIRLEELQVLDIKFLFGCSKPTFVVLYQDNRDARHVKTYEVALKDKDFVEGPWSQNNLDNGADLLIPVPPPLCGVLIIGEETIVYCSANAFKAIPIRPSITKAYGRVDPDGSRYLLGDHTGLLSLLVITHEKEKVTGLKIEALGETSIASTISYLDNAFVYIGSSYGDSQLIKLNLQPDAKGSYVDVLERYVNLGPIVDFSVVDLERQGQGQVVTCSGAYKDGSLRVVRNEIGINEQASVELQGIKMWSLRSSTDDPFDTFLVVSFIRDTRILAMNIEDELDEVELEGFCSLVQTLFCHDAVHNQLVQVTSSSVRLVSSTTRELRNEWHAPEGFSINVATANATQVLLATGGGHLVYLEIGDGILQEVKHAQLEYEVSCLDINPIGENPNQSHLAAVGMWTEISVRIFSLPDLNLITKEHLGGEIIPRSVLLCAFEGISYLLCALGDGHLLNFMLNTSSGELTDRKKVSLGTQPITLQTFSSKNTTHVFAASDRPTVIYSSNKKLLYSNVNLKEVSHMCPFNSAAIPDRGRKKKKVKEGLSMTALLQFLLLLLSFASLGHAEVSNRELFKMRISCGSLQNVSDMNRMRAWTADKYYSGGIAATASRTSAITPVLGTLRYFPSDYGPNNCYTIDKVPKGHYMVRIFFALIAQIEEVPQFDVSIEGTLYSLKSGWNNAADQAFLEVLMFLMEGSVSICLHDTGHGDPAIFSIEILQMDDNAYFSTQENQVYILRTIKRLSCGFAQLRFLPDYGSDHYGGERFWLHISTLEEEAGLPTSVRTRIENVMLPPNFYPEFLYESALVSTSSQPSLTYILCLFEFVFLFFSLIKIRNGNIS, from the exons TTCAATGGGATCCTGAGACTTCTGAACTTGTTACAAG GGCTATGGGGGATGTGTCTGATCGTATAGGACGACCCACAGATAATGGACAG ATTGGCATTATCGATCCTGATTGTAGGTTGATTGGACTCCATTTGTATGATGGCTTGTTTAAA GTTATTCCCTTCGATAATAAAGGACAACTCAAGGAAGCGTTTAGTATTAG GCTTGAGGAGCTCCAAGTTTTGGATATTAAATTTCTCTTTGGTTGTTCAAAGCCAACTTTTGTGGTTCTTTACCAG GACAACAGAGATGCTCGTCATGTGAAGACGTACGAGGTTGCTCTGAAGGATAAAGATTTTGTTGAGGGTCCATGGTCCCAGAACAACCTTGATAATGGGGCTGATTTATTGATACCAGTTCCCCCTCCTCTTTGTGGTGTGCTTATTATTGGTGAAGAAACCATAGTATACTGTAGTGCCAATGCTTTCAAAGCTATTCCAATCAGACCT TCAATTACAAAAGCATATGGAAGAGTTGATCCTGATGGTTCTAGATATTTACTTGGTGACCATACGGGGTTGCTTAGTCTGCTTGTAATAACCCATGAGAAAGAAAA GGTTACAGGACTGAAAATTGAGGCCCTTGGGGAGACTTCCATTGCATCTACAATATCATACCTTGATAATGCATTTGTCTACATTGGTTCAAGTTATGGAGATTCTCAG CTTATAAAACTAAATCTACAGCCTGATGCAAAAGGCTCTTATGTGGATGTTTTGGAAAGGTATGTCAATTTGGGGCCAATTGTTGATTTCTCTGTGGTAGACCTTGAAAGGCAAGGCCAAGGTCAGGTTGTAACCTGCTCTGGAGCTTACAAGGATGGTTCTCTTCGTGTTGTCCGTAATGAAATAGGGATCAATGAACAG GCATCTGTAGAACTTCAAGGTATCAAAATGTGGTCACTAAGATCCTCAACAGATGACCCTTTTGACACTTTCCTGGTTGTAAGTTTCATAAGAGATACGAGAATCTTAGCAATGAATATTGAGGATGAGCTGGATGAAGTTGAGCTTGAGGGATTCTGTTCTCTAGTACAGACATTATTTTGCCATGATGCAGTTCACAATCAACTTGTACAA GTCACCTCAAGCTCTGTGAGACTGGTCAGTTCCACAACTAGGGAGCTACGGAATGAATGGCATGCACCAGAAGGCTTTTCAATAAATGTAGCTACTGCAAATGCTACCCAG GTTTTGTTGGCCACAGGAGGTGGGCATTTAGTTTACCTCGAAATTGGAGATGGCATACTacaggaagtaaagcacgccCAACTGGAGTATGAGGTCTCATGCCTAGACATAAATCCAATTGGTGAAAACCCCAATCAGAGTCATCTAGCAGCAGTTGGAATGTGGACTGAGATAAGTGTTCGAATTTTTTCTCTTCCTGACCTGAATCTCATCACAAAGGAGCATTTAGGAGGAGAGATAATACCTCGATCTGTTCTTCTTTGTGCGTTTGAAGGG ATATCTTACTTGCTATGTGCCCTTGGTGATGGTCATCTCTTAAACTTTATGTTGAACACAAGTTCTGGCGAGTTAACAGATAGGAAAAAGGTCTCTCTTGGGACACAACCTATTACACTACAGACTTTCTCATCCAAGAATACTACCCATGTATTTGCTGCATCTGATCGGccaactgtgatttacagtagTAACAAAAAATTACTGTATAGTAATGTGAATCTGAAGGAAGTGAGTCACATGTGCCCTTTCAACTCTGCTGCTATTCCAGACAG GggcagaaagaagaaaaaggtgaAGGAGGGGTTGTCCATGACTGCTTTGCTTCAATTTCTATTGTTGCTTCTTAGCTTTGCTTCCCTTGGCCATGCCGAAGTAAGCAACAGAG AGTTGTTTAAAATGCGGATAAGCTGTGGCTCGCTTCAAAATGTCTCTGATATGAATCGCATGCGAGCATGGACTGCAGACAAATATTACTCAGGTGGCATAGCTGCCACTGCATCTAGGACGAGTGCGATCACTCCTGTGCTGGGGACTCTGAGATATTTTCCATCAGATTACGGTCCCAACAATTGCTACACAATTGATAAAGTGCCAAAGGGCCACTACATggtgagaattttttttgcACTGATTgctcaaattgaagaagtgCCTCAATTTGATGTATCAATCGAAGGCACTCTATACTCCTTGAAATCGGGGTGGAACAATGCTGCGGACCAAGCATTTCTGGAAGTCTTAATGTTTCTTATGGAGGGGTCGGTTTCAATATGTTTGCATGACACTGGTCACGGAGATCCCGCAATCTTCTCAATTGAGATACTTCAAATGGACGATAATGCGTATTTTTCCACACAGGAAAATCAAGTTTATATACTTAGAACAATTAAAAGGCTGAGTTGTGGTTTTGCGCAGTTAAGATTTCTACCTGATTACGGTAGTGATCACTATGGAGGGGAGAGATTTTGGCTCCATATAAGTACTTTGGAAGAGGAAGCCGGTCTTCCTACATCTGTTCGTACTAGAATTGAAAATGTTATGCTACCGCCGAACTTTTATCCAGAATTTCTGTATGAATCAGCACTTGTTAGTACTAGTAGCCAGCCTAGTCTAACATATATATTGTGTTTGTTTGAATTTGTCTTTCTATTTTTTAGTCTAATTAAAATTAGGAATGGAAACATTTCCTGA